From Geomonas agri, one genomic window encodes:
- a CDS encoding ABC transporter permease, with amino-acid sequence MVNLRFIARQMTGAKRQCAVFILCVALSMVTLVSLGSFRESVESSLLRDAQSLQAADIIVRSHSPLPSSIEQEIAALVRNGQVKSSRFWDFYSVVQKVTGEGSLLCDLKVVEPGYPFYGRVLLRSGKPLAEVLRPGSLVVEQQLLDRLQLTLGDSLKVGNATLVVRDVVLQEPDRPVNFFSLGPRVFVAAADKDALGLIGLGSRVEHVTLLKLTHQGDLDAIAARLASVSDETRVRVATYKNAGSRVKRFFDNLLFFLNLSGIFTLLLSGFGIQSTLFALLKEQERTIAVLKALGAKSRFIIGHFLTVTLVLGAIGTLVGLTGSFLLQRFLPSLFSGLIPAQVTLQISFSAIWQGGLIGLLVVLLFTALPLYRLKEVKPRAIFGKDEEARIWNRSTWVIAGLGVLFFLSMVLIRLRDLKTGLYFVLALVGLILVSYLLAASVLWLLRKSSPRNLAFRQALKGLFRPHNASLSIIVTLSAALGVIFSLTLVEKNLDASFIESFPPGAPNVFLIDIQPDQKDGVARLLGPGASYYPIVKGTVSAVNEKPIDPEQERKSRGDNLGREMNLTYRNDLLSDERIVSGGTLFRKDWGDALQVSVLDTVLKMHDMKVGDSITFKIQGVPMTARIASIRTRNSSGFTPFFYFVFPPDALAGAPHTIFAAVRVDKNRISPLQNQVVAKFPNVSVIDLTETVVIFGRIMGKLSTIVRFFTSFSIAAGVLIVVSSVFATRYARIQEAVYFTILGARRRFVLAVFAAENLLLGLVSGAIALLMSQVGSLLICRKGLDMEYLPYPVDSLMLLVATTLLVVLVGMAVTLPLLRQKPVTFLREQSDE; translated from the coding sequence ATGGTTAACCTCCGCTTCATCGCCCGACAGATGACGGGGGCAAAGCGGCAGTGTGCCGTGTTCATTCTTTGCGTCGCCCTCTCCATGGTCACGCTGGTGTCGCTGGGGAGCTTCCGGGAGAGCGTGGAAAGCTCGCTGTTGCGGGACGCCCAGTCGCTCCAAGCGGCGGACATCATCGTCAGGTCACACTCACCCCTCCCCTCTTCCATCGAGCAGGAAATCGCCGCGTTGGTGCGCAATGGCCAGGTTAAAAGTTCGAGATTTTGGGACTTTTATTCGGTAGTTCAGAAGGTAACAGGTGAAGGTTCCCTGCTCTGCGATCTGAAGGTGGTCGAGCCGGGCTACCCCTTTTATGGCCGTGTGCTGCTGCGCTCTGGGAAGCCGCTCGCCGAGGTGCTCCGGCCAGGGAGCCTAGTCGTGGAACAGCAGCTTCTCGACCGTTTGCAACTTACGCTCGGCGACTCGCTCAAGGTGGGCAACGCGACGCTGGTGGTGCGCGATGTGGTGCTGCAGGAGCCTGACCGGCCGGTGAATTTCTTCTCTCTCGGGCCGCGGGTTTTCGTAGCCGCAGCGGACAAGGACGCGCTGGGGCTGATCGGCTTGGGGAGCCGCGTCGAGCACGTTACCCTGCTGAAACTCACACACCAGGGCGATCTTGATGCCATCGCCGCGCGCCTCGCCTCCGTCAGCGACGAAACCCGCGTGCGCGTCGCCACTTACAAGAATGCCGGCTCCCGTGTAAAGCGCTTCTTCGACAACCTCTTGTTTTTCCTTAATTTGAGCGGCATCTTCACGCTGCTCCTCTCCGGTTTCGGCATCCAGAGCACGCTCTTCGCCCTGTTGAAGGAACAGGAACGAACCATCGCCGTGCTGAAAGCGCTGGGCGCCAAGAGCCGCTTTATCATCGGCCATTTCCTCACCGTCACCCTGGTTCTCGGTGCCATCGGCACATTGGTCGGCCTCACCGGGAGTTTCCTGCTGCAGCGTTTCCTACCCTCCCTGTTTAGCGGCCTGATACCGGCCCAGGTGACGCTGCAGATCTCCTTCAGTGCCATCTGGCAGGGGGGGCTGATCGGCCTGCTGGTGGTGCTCCTGTTCACCGCCCTCCCCTTGTACCGCCTCAAGGAAGTGAAACCTCGCGCCATCTTCGGTAAGGACGAAGAGGCACGGATCTGGAACCGCTCCACCTGGGTCATCGCGGGATTGGGCGTGCTCTTTTTCCTCTCCATGGTGCTGATCAGGTTGCGCGACCTGAAGACCGGCCTGTACTTCGTGCTCGCGCTGGTGGGGCTGATCCTGGTTTCCTACCTCCTGGCCGCCTCGGTGCTCTGGCTGTTGAGAAAAAGCAGCCCCAGAAACCTCGCCTTCCGGCAAGCCCTCAAGGGGTTGTTTCGTCCGCACAATGCCTCACTCTCCATCATCGTCACCCTTTCGGCCGCGCTGGGTGTCATCTTCTCCCTCACCCTGGTGGAAAAGAACCTCGACGCCAGCTTCATCGAATCGTTCCCTCCGGGCGCCCCCAACGTTTTCCTGATCGACATCCAGCCGGACCAGAAAGATGGCGTGGCGCGGCTCCTAGGGCCTGGCGCGAGCTATTACCCGATCGTCAAGGGCACCGTCAGCGCTGTGAATGAGAAGCCGATCGACCCGGAGCAGGAGCGGAAATCGCGCGGCGACAACCTCGGTCGGGAGATGAACCTTACCTACCGCAATGACCTTCTTTCGGACGAGCGCATTGTTTCCGGCGGCACGTTGTTCAGGAAGGACTGGGGTGATGCCCTGCAGGTATCGGTGCTCGACACGGTGCTCAAGATGCATGACATGAAGGTGGGTGACAGCATCACCTTCAAGATCCAGGGGGTCCCGATGACCGCCCGTATTGCCAGCATACGCACCCGTAACAGCAGCGGCTTTACACCGTTCTTCTACTTTGTCTTCCCGCCGGATGCCCTCGCTGGCGCGCCCCACACCATCTTCGCGGCGGTACGGGTGGATAAAAACCGAATCAGCCCGCTGCAAAACCAGGTAGTCGCCAAGTTTCCAAACGTGAGCGTCATCGATCTCACCGAGACCGTGGTCATCTTCGGCCGTATCATGGGCAAGCTCTCCACCATCGTTCGTTTCTTCACCTCGTTCAGTATCGCTGCCGGGGTACTGATCGTGGTAAGCTCAGTGTTCGCGACGCGCTACGCCCGCATCCAGGAAGCCGTCTACTTCACCATCCTCGGTGCCAGACGCAGGTTCGTGCTTGCTGTTTTTGCCGCCGAAAACCTGCTGCTGGGGCTGGTCAGCGGCGCCATCGCCCTGCTCATGTCCCAGGTGGGGAGCCTGCTCATCTGCCGCAAGGGGCTCGACATGGAGTACCTCCCCTACCCCGTCGACAGCCTGATGTTGCTGGTGGCGACTACGCTCCTGGTGGTCCTGGTCGGTATGGCAGTCACCCTACCCCTGCTGCGCCAAAAGCCGGTGACATTTTTGCGCGAGCAGTCGGACGAGTGA
- a CDS encoding ABC transporter ATP-binding protein, whose protein sequence is MTILQAVDVTKNYRIGNRDITVLDRVSLEVNEGEFLVVKGESGSGKSTLLTLLSGLDRPNQGRVFIEGRDITDLSEDALAPLRNSTFGFVFQSFHLVPSLTALENVTFPAELRQDRAARAKAEALLERVGLAHRMASFPHQLSGGEKQRCAICRALINEPRIIFADEPTGNLDSVNGSAILQLLLDLQRERGTTLLMVTHSPEIAQSADRVVTLKDGRVVTDTAHG, encoded by the coding sequence ATGACCATCCTGCAAGCAGTCGACGTCACCAAGAACTACCGCATCGGCAACCGCGACATCACCGTACTCGACCGGGTCTCCCTGGAAGTGAATGAGGGCGAATTCCTTGTGGTAAAAGGAGAAAGCGGTAGCGGCAAATCAACCCTGCTCACCCTCCTCTCCGGCCTGGACCGCCCGAACCAGGGTCGCGTCTTCATCGAGGGGCGCGACATCACCGACCTCAGCGAAGACGCCCTGGCGCCGCTACGCAACAGCACCTTCGGCTTCGTGTTCCAGTCCTTCCACTTGGTTCCTTCCCTGACTGCCCTGGAGAACGTAACCTTTCCCGCCGAACTGCGGCAGGACCGCGCGGCACGGGCCAAAGCCGAAGCTCTGTTGGAGCGGGTCGGGCTGGCGCACCGGATGGCCAGTTTCCCGCACCAGCTCTCCGGCGGGGAAAAGCAGCGCTGCGCCATCTGCCGCGCCCTTATCAACGAACCGCGCATTATCTTCGCCGACGAACCGACCGGCAACCTCGATTCCGTCAATGGCTCCGCCATACTGCAGCTGCTTCTGGACCTACAGCGCGAACGCGGCACCACGCTGCTCATGGTCACCCACAGTCCGGAGATCGCGCAGAGCGCGGACCGCGTGGTGACGCTCAAGGACGGGCGTGTGGTAACGGACACGGCGCATGGTTAA
- a CDS encoding PfaD family polyunsaturated fatty acid/polyketide biosynthesis protein, giving the protein MDLFSLQGESGTRSTQSESPKPAAMSLRDALRAVRHPLYLVQRDGALVPELGGSGSVNSCVGYAPACLPENLGDPSFCREIGIRFPYLGGSMAKGISSAAMAEELGRAGMLGFFGAAGLPISTVSDTADRLKQSLGDIPYGFNLIHSPHEPELEKELAELYIRKDVRIIEASAFLALTLPLVRYRLHGIKRAADGSIVTPNRIIAKVSREELAAKFFAPAPEKLLRALVENGSITAEQAELAAHVPLAQDVTAEADSGGHTDNRPAMALFPTINSLAARLERQYDYDCKLRVGLGGGVSTPASAAAAFAMGAAYIMTGSVNQACVESGTSDTVRSMLAGTRQADVTMAPAADMFEMGVTVQVLKRGTMFPMRAAKLYELYRAYGSMDEIPAPEREKLEKTMFLAPLEEIWRGTREYFLKRDPSQVERSERDPKHKMALVFRWYLGMGAHWAKDGIENRKMDYQVWCGPAMGAFNEWAAGSFLEAAAERKIVTVALNILQGAAHLTRANFLRSQGIELRLEEIAPQPLEIAQIKEYLC; this is encoded by the coding sequence TTGGATCTTTTTTCACTTCAGGGTGAGTCAGGTACTCGCTCTACCCAATCCGAGAGTCCCAAACCTGCCGCTATGAGTCTGAGAGACGCGCTCCGCGCCGTGCGCCACCCCCTATACCTGGTGCAACGCGACGGTGCACTGGTCCCCGAGCTAGGCGGCTCCGGAAGTGTCAATTCCTGCGTGGGCTACGCCCCTGCCTGCCTCCCCGAAAACCTGGGCGACCCCTCTTTCTGCCGCGAGATCGGCATCCGTTTCCCGTACCTGGGAGGCTCCATGGCCAAGGGGATTAGTTCCGCTGCCATGGCCGAGGAACTGGGGCGCGCCGGAATGCTCGGTTTCTTCGGTGCCGCCGGCCTGCCCATCTCCACGGTGTCCGATACCGCCGACCGCCTCAAGCAGTCCCTGGGTGACATCCCCTACGGCTTCAACCTGATCCACTCCCCGCACGAGCCGGAATTGGAAAAGGAACTGGCCGAGCTTTATATCCGCAAGGACGTCCGCATCATTGAGGCGTCTGCGTTCCTGGCCCTCACCCTCCCCCTGGTGCGCTACCGCCTGCACGGCATCAAGCGCGCGGCTGACGGCAGCATCGTCACGCCCAACCGGATTATCGCCAAGGTTTCCCGCGAAGAACTGGCCGCTAAATTCTTTGCGCCCGCACCGGAGAAGCTCCTGCGCGCCCTGGTGGAGAACGGCTCCATCACCGCCGAACAGGCTGAACTGGCCGCGCACGTGCCCTTGGCGCAGGACGTCACCGCCGAGGCTGATTCCGGCGGTCACACCGACAACCGCCCGGCCATGGCCCTCTTCCCGACTATTAATTCCCTCGCGGCACGGCTGGAGCGCCAGTACGACTATGACTGCAAGCTTCGCGTCGGCCTCGGCGGCGGCGTTTCCACCCCCGCCTCGGCTGCAGCCGCCTTCGCCATGGGCGCCGCCTACATCATGACCGGGTCGGTGAACCAGGCCTGTGTCGAGTCCGGCACCTCCGACACCGTGCGCAGCATGCTGGCCGGCACCCGCCAGGCCGACGTTACCATGGCTCCCGCCGCCGACATGTTCGAGATGGGCGTCACCGTGCAGGTCTTGAAGCGCGGCACCATGTTCCCGATGCGCGCCGCCAAGCTGTACGAGCTCTACCGCGCCTACGGCAGCATGGACGAGATCCCCGCCCCGGAGCGTGAGAAGCTGGAGAAAACCATGTTCCTCGCGCCCCTGGAAGAGATCTGGCGCGGGACCCGTGAGTACTTCCTCAAGCGCGACCCGTCCCAGGTGGAGCGCAGTGAGCGCGACCCGAAACACAAGATGGCGCTGGTCTTCCGGTGGTACCTCGGCATGGGGGCACACTGGGCCAAGGACGGCATCGAAAACCGGAAAATGGACTACCAGGTATGGTGCGGCCCCGCCATGGGCGCCTTCAACGAATGGGCCGCCGGCTCCTTCCTCGAGGCAGCCGCCGAGCGCAAGATCGTCACTGTCGCGCTCAACATCCTGCAGGGTGCGGCACACCTGACCCGCGCCAACTTCCTGCGCAGCCAGGGCATTGAGCTGCGCCTGGAAGAGATCGCACCGCAACCCCTCGAAATCGCTCAAATCAAGGAGTACCTTTGTTGA
- a CDS encoding arylesterase → MRNLFTIFTLALCAMTGAGPALAADAAKPAAHGTIVAFGDSLTAGLGVPESEAYPAQLQRKLHQGGYRWTVINAGISGETSTGALARVDWVMKLKPDIVILETGANDGLRGQDPELAHRNIDKIVSTLQSKGVVVVLAGMKMLKNLGPAFTTKFAAIYPRVAKERKVILVPFFLDKVAGKEGLNLSDGVHPTGKGYAIVTETVYPFVVKAIKQKGGV, encoded by the coding sequence ATGCGCAACCTCTTCACCATATTCACCCTCGCCCTTTGCGCCATGACCGGGGCCGGTCCGGCGCTCGCGGCGGATGCAGCCAAGCCCGCCGCCCATGGTACCATCGTGGCCTTCGGCGACAGCCTCACTGCCGGTTTGGGCGTGCCTGAGTCGGAAGCGTACCCGGCACAGTTGCAACGCAAATTGCACCAGGGCGGCTATCGGTGGACCGTCATCAACGCAGGCATCAGCGGTGAAACCAGCACCGGCGCCCTGGCCCGCGTCGACTGGGTCATGAAACTCAAGCCCGATATCGTCATCCTTGAAACCGGCGCCAACGACGGCCTGCGCGGCCAGGACCCCGAACTCGCCCACCGCAACATCGACAAGATCGTCTCCACTCTGCAGTCCAAGGGGGTGGTCGTGGTCCTCGCCGGAATGAAGATGTTGAAGAACCTCGGCCCCGCCTTCACGACCAAGTTCGCAGCAATCTACCCCCGCGTCGCCAAGGAGCGCAAAGTGATCCTGGTGCCGTTCTTCCTTGACAAGGTAGCCGGCAAGGAGGGGCTGAACCTCTCCGATGGCGTCCATCCGACCGGCAAGGGGTACGCGATCGTCACCGAGACCGTATACCCATTCGTTGTTAAAGCGATCAAACAAAAGGGAGGAGTGTGA